ATCTGTGACAATCGGAGCATCTTCAGATACAGAGtcgctctcttcctcttcctgctcttttccttcctctgtgtctgcATGTCTCCTGTTAGAGCAGAAACAGAAGGAGCTCAGAGGGATGGAAGTTGATCACTGATCAATACTACCGGCTGGATCAAGATTACCTTTTTGCTGTCATGCTACGAAGATTCAAGTAGGACCGCATGACTTTCCTGGAAAACATGTTGgtattcacattttattatcaaatcAGAACATGTCCTCCTAGCAGCCACTGAAGATTAGTTATTGATTCGCTATTAATCTTACAAATATTTAAGTCAGGACGGAAATTGCACCTTGTTTGAATTCTTCTTTTGATCTCTTTGACTGAGTTTTTCTCAGCCGTCGAACTGGTAGCCGTAGTCTGCTGAGCTGCTGAGGGATGGTCCAGTGTGTTTGGTTCACACACATCAGGAGCAACATCTGGCCCCTGCTGAAATCAGTAGGCGTATTTTACAGTGGTAATGGTCACTACTCTGGGAAAGCTGCTTTAAAGAGAATGTTCTTTACTTCTCTCTCGTCTGTTCTTTTAGACTCGGTGGACTTTGGGTTCTTCATGTATCGGACTGCCGCGATCTGTCCTTGAATTGCAACTTTCTTACGCTCCCTATATTGGAGggtctccatctcctccttcaAGTCGGCCACAGCAACCAGAGGAACTTGAGCTGAGGATGGAGCaaaagattcaaataaaaaaatcagtcTCTTTAGAGATCAAACAGACGACTGTACATTGTCTTTTTAAGGGGAACTTGGAAGAAAAGCTTTAGAAAATCCCCTTTAAATAGGCAAATTCCTTTATCTTGTAGCAAAACTGGAGGAACTGAGTGATTGTTATTATGGTTCAGTACTGAAGAGAAGTCCATCGTGTCAAGCCTTGGTCtgaaattattcaaattaagCTTGACTTATTTTGTGGGGCTTATCCGTGCATAATTAGATAAAATATAATTCACTGAGAGtccaaaaaacaaagagcaagaccttaaaatattaactttttttcaATGATAACATTCCTCCTGACCTGAGGCATCTGCCATGGACTGGGTAAATTTCTGCGGGGGACGAGGGTAGCAGTAATGTCCTCCGACAGCAGTCTTCTGGAGGACAACGTTGTCCTTCAGAGTTTTGGTCCACTGGATGAAGCTCTTCACCCTGGGGTCACTCACATATGGCTGACCTTTGTGGTAGCCTGTTGAGGAGTCAGAACATACATACATGACCTTTACCCTGTTATTATACATGAACCTTATCAGATCCACTCTGTTCAAGCTGAGCTGACCTGTGATGAACGTCTCGGTCTCAAAGCTGCTTGTGAGGTAGGGCAACGAGCCTTCCACTCGGCAAACTCTCATCTGAGTGCACACCAGGTAGGTCACTGAGGAAGAGAGGATGATGAGCAGATTAATGCTAACAAGTGTGGCAGCAAAGCAGTCAGATAGGAGCCATTTGACTTACTTGGACTTATACTACTGAAGACTTCCGGTTGGGAAGAGGAAAAAACCTCCAGGATAAAAGGACGGTCAGATGATCCGTCCACCGCATGGATCCAGCGATATGTCCAGTATTTTTCTGGCCCTataggttaaaaaaatataaattatcaATGATTAACTTCAGAATTCCAGTTCATAGATACAATATTTCTTACCCTTGTTCCCTTTGCTCTTGACTCTTTCAACACGACCAACAAATGTCACCAAACCGATGACATCACATGCAGAATTGTTGGATAATTCATCCAACTCTGATCTGTAGGATACAAACCACCAGGTTTAAGAGCTATAGTTTGCAACAAAAGTCCTCATTTATGAGAGAAAAAGCAATGTAGTTCCTTGAGAAAAACCCAATCTTTCAGAGCTTTTTCTCATCaatttatgattattattttttgggtgGGTTTAAATGTGTGGGACTTTTCTCATTAATGTGCAACTTTAAACTCAGAGAATATCagaattaatatttatttaattcaataaatGACAAAGCTTAAGTAGTtagtatatttcttattttgtatcAGCAGTAAATATAGGTAGTTATTAacctggtgatgaactggtaGGAAACCTCCGGTAATCCCCACTGAGGCAGCACGCTCTTTGGTGAGACCACAGTGATGACTGAAGTTGGGTTACGAGCGTTCAGACAGATTtcttgaaaaaatacaaataatgatattACATTTAAGCTTCTGCTGTACTCTGGAGTAGCAGCTCTATCAGAATAATGTGTACATACCTACAGAGTGAAAGGTCTTAATTCGGTGATGGTCCATTTGCGGGTGAGAGCGGTTTGAATAACTCTGCTTTAAGGAGTAGTTTTGGATGTACAACACAGTGCCTACGCTCAGTCTCTGGTAAAACTCTGGACAAAGCTCATTCCAAAGCACGAGGGACATCGTGCCACTCTGGTCAGCAACTTCAAAGTATGCctgaaaaatgacaaagaaCACACTCTGTCACAGCATGATTGGGAGATCCTGTTCATTCTTGGTAACTGAAGCTCAGATAGGTCAAACTCACCTGGAAGGGGAAATCAATCTTGAGCCCAAACTTGCCATAGTACCTTACTCTGGATTTGTGTATGATCTTCACTAGGAGAGGCAGAGGTTTCCATGTGTTTCTAAAGCATGACTCCAGACTACTGAGAAGACTAATCTTGGAAACTGTTGAAAAGATAAAATTGAAACAACACACCTTCAGGATTTATTACTGTAATGCCAAGCCATCCCAAATACATTCTGTCAGGAGAAGCATTAGAGTGACTAATGTGACCGCTCATTGAATATATTCTAGTCAACAAATATTGCATTGGTTTCAATACATAAAACTACATATTGTCTAGGCTGAGTGTTTTAATACCTTAATAGAACAGTATTAAGGtagtagctcagtctgtagggacttggctctGGAACCGAATAGTTTAAGAATGGACCTTTTCCATCTCTCCACTAATGCATGCCCTGTTTGGCCAcgtgtgttcatgtgtatatCAAAACTATGTGTCATGTAAATAATAGTAAAAGTCAAAGTGAAACCCTGTATTTTCCCTAGGGGATTAATACAAATTcggtttttctttgtctttctttaagttgtaaacacatttgattgTCGAAGCAGAGTGAAGGAAACATTATTCACTTGTCAAGTAACATCATTATCTCCACATTATCTGTGATTTACATTATAATATATAAGCGTATCCTGTTTTTCTAATTGTTGGTCAGATAAAACATGAATGCACTGAATTTCCCTGTGTGTTAACATTCTGAATGCTCAAATTTTTTTAAGTGTCACAATTTCACAGGTATTTGGGAGTGACATCAGTTTCGTCCAGCCCTGCTGCAGCAAAGTGCACCTCAGTGGTGTAAACAGATGTAAGCCATGCTGTAAATAGAGCAGTGTATGAAAGAGGGATCATCAGAGAGTCTCACCATCCAGCACTGTGTCCGATGAGAGAGACCCGGAGGTCCAGATGTCTCCCTCGGGGTCCTCGTTGTTCCACAGAGACAGGTAATGTTTGCGGTTCACCTGGAGGGGAACATCACTTTGCAGCACCACACTCCTCTCCATGCCATGTTTAACCATCATCGGCAGTGAAGCGACGTCCTGTATGCGGGGAAGGAGTGCAGACCTCTCACCTCCACATCGGAGCTTTTCAATACAAATGTAACCGTGTCCCAGTCTCCTCTCGTTGTAAACAAACGAGCACTGCGTGATGCTTACGTCAGTCCCAGTCCTCAGGGTGTTGGTGTGCACCAGGTGATTTAAACCAGGGTGGACAAAGCATTTGGCTCGCCACAGTCCGTCAGTGACCGTCACGTCGTAGCTGTAGCTGTTGGACTGCCCCTCTGGTTGCTCGGATAAGTACCGCTGCAGCGCGATGACAGCGACCGGAGCCTCGGTGCTCACTTTCAGACACTGTGTGGAGGACAGCCGCTCAAACGTCCTCTGGAGGATAGACGCCTGAGAAAGTGCAGTACCAGCCGAGGAACAAGACGAGTTATCTTCCATTGTAGACATGTATGCCAACTAGTTACCGAAGTATGTCATGTTAGCTTGTTGGCTAACTTAGTTCTTCTTCCCCTTATTAGCATCAATGTCTAATATTTGACCTGACGCAGATAAATAAGTAATGTCTGATACATGGAAGGGTATATTTACCACAAATACTTAACCATACAATATCAAACATGAATTGGTGTCGTACACAATCGTCAAAGTTACCGTTGGCTAAATGTTATTTACAGAGCGTACTTTGTTACAAACAACGCgggtgtttcttcttcttcgttggtTTTACTGGCAGACTACAAATAAAGTTTTAAGTGCTGCCTCCATCTACTGCACCGGAGGGTTtaacacactttttgtttttgccttcACGAGTAAATTCTCTTTTGTCTGTGTCTATATCACAGGTCTGTATATTTGACACTGTATTGAAGGATCAAGTTATCCTTTATACGTTTAGTAAATGCTCCAACTTTTTCAAGATAAACAAACTAAgtaaaaaacagacagagaccATTTGTCTTCACAATAAGTAATCTTTTTGGTGTTACTGTTACACGTTTGCTTCAGTAAGGTGTTGATTACAGAACTTCCCTTGTAATGGGGAGATCCTGCTTTAACTTGAGTCTCAATAATGTTTTCACTGCTGACTTAATTTTATGATCTGCCAAACAGTGAGAAGACCTAAGCCTCATTTCTAAACAATGCTGAGGCTTTTTAAAGACTGACCTTAAAGAAATAATCATGTCCTGTTGTTAACATTTcagcaaataaataacaagaCAGCTCTTTTgcttgatatatatatatatatatatatcctacaCAGAGGTCACCAACAGAACATATCATTGTATTCAGtagaaatacttttaaaacacagcaaCCAAACTAATTTAGCTTTTTCTAGACATGTATCCTATTCATAGCTTCTTTTTCTTACAGTGCGGGTGTGAACAACAGCTGCCAGGTAGAGCTTAACAAGCGCGGTCATTTCTGGTTTACTGTCAAGACACTAAGCTGTGAGCAGAAGCTTGAAGCGGCCATGATGGCAGAAAATACAGAGCTTCGCAAATAGGGCTcttatttagttgttttaaaCCAAGACTTAATGATTAAACTTTTTCTGGAGatattaaatactgttttttttttaattatctggTCTTAAATGAATAATCCAACACATATTATCAGTCAACTTGAGTTCCTAAAATAAATGGAAGCAGCAAAGTTAGAATTAGACAGCTGTCTGCCACCTTGTTCTTCTCTATATGACAACAAGATGGTAGCAAagtaaagatgtttttaaacttGCAGTGACATAAAAGATATCTCTGGTTATACAAAAAATCCTGtgaaaaagattaaaatatatgtattgtatGTGTAACAAAGCCCAATTAAAACAATGAGCCACAGTGTTGCACATCATGAGAGACGGTTCAACTTCACTGGACTTTTTGACCATTtcaaaattataaaagtatacCTTTCAATACATTTCCTCCCACATCATTttacataatttattttaagttaactTGACTTATTCTCCTCTCAATTCATTAACCTTTACCCATGACCGCCTGCCTATCTCCCTCAAGCCTTTACGCTTGCATTTGAATTGTCTGCCACAGACTTAGGCAACAAACAAAAGAGATTTCATTGTAAGTTTCACAACTTCTAGTGAATTCCGGTGCTAGCTGGAGGAGCCAGAGTTCGACCTGTGGATGCTGACTCTCTTGCAGGTGTTGTCGCTGCAGCGCTCCAGGATGAGCTCCGGACTGGGCCGGGGCGGGATAACCGGAGCATCCTTCTTCAGCTCGCTCTCCGAACTGGACTGCCCCTTGTAATGGGGAGATCCTGCTTTAACTTGAGTCTCAATAATGTTTTCACTGCTGACTTAATTTTATGATCTGCCAAACAGTGAGAAGACCTAAGCCTCATTTCTAAACAATGCTGAGGCTTTTTAAAGACTGACCTTAAAGAAATAATCATGTCCTGTTTGTTATAAACATTTATTcagcaaataaataacaagaCAGCTCTTTTGcttggatatatatatatatatatatatatatatatatatatatatatatatatatatcctacaCAGAGGTCACCAACAGAACATATCATTGTATTCAGtagaaatacttttaaaacacagcaaCCAAACTAATTTAGCTTTTTCTAGACATGTATCCTATTCATAGCTTCTTTTTCTTACAGTGCGGGTGTGAACAACAGCTGCCAGGTAGAGCTTAACAAGCGCGGTCATTTCTGGTTTACTGTCAAGACACTAAGCTGTGAGCAGAAGCTTGAAGCGGCCATGATGGCAGAAAATACAGAGCTTCGCAAATAGGGCTcttatttagttgttttaaaCCAAGACTTAATGATTAAACTTTTTCTGGAGatattaaatactgtttttttttaattatctggTCTTAAATGAATAATCCAACACATATTATCAGTCAACTTGAGTTCCTAAAATAAATGGAAGCAGCAAAGTTAGAATTAGACAGCTGTCTGCCACCTTGTTCTTCTCTATATGACAACAAGATGGTAGCAAagtaaagatgtttttaaacttGCAGTGACATAAAAGATATCTCTGGTTATACAAAAAATCCTGtgaaaaagattaaaatatatgtattgtatGTGTAACAAAGCCCAATTAAAACAATGAGCCACAGTGTTGCACATCATGAGAGACGGTTCAACTTCACTGGACTTTTTGACCATTtcaaaattataaaagtatacCTTTCAATACATTTCCTCCCACATCATTttacataatttattttaagttaactTGACTTATTCTCCTCTCAATTCATTAACCTTTACCCATGACCGCCTGCCTATCTCCCTCAAGCCTTTACGCTTGCATTTGAATTGTCTGCCACAGACTTAGGCAACAAACAAAAGAGATTTCATTGTAAGTTTCACAACTTCTAGTGAATTCCGGTGCTAGCTGGAGGAGCCAGAGTTCGACCTGTGGATGCTGACTCTCTTGCAGGTGTTGTCGCTGCAGCGCTCCAGGATGAGCTCCGGACTGGGCCGGGGCGGGATAACCGGAGCATCCTTCTTCAGCTCGCTCTCCGAACTGGACTGCTCGTGAGTAATGTCTGTTGGTTGCAAATAACAAAGTTATTAGAAGTGTTTAGAGGTTTTGTTGGTTGATTGTTGTGTCAGTCAGTGGTGGAATTTAACCAAGTACACACTATTTCAGGGATAAATATTGTCCTAAAATGCACATTAATGAAGCAGTATTACTATccaaaaatacaacatattagCTAAATActaaaagagaacattttattgCAGAATGACTACCTTTGCTTTTCATGCTTAATGTTAACTTTGCTGAAGATCATTAATTTTACTTGAATGTCCATGTTTGCActagtgttttttaaatgttttgagatttgacagagcagggtgtacttttattagagacgtgtgtgttgtctgtgttgttttagagtgtgtgtctggatggatcccttgtctttttatctgcaaactaaATCTTCCTACGGATACAAATGAAATAACCTGAACCGGAACTTGAGTATTATGACAGCATGGTACTAATACTTTTATCCCAGTTAATGAGCCCAACATCTGCAATCACTGGTGCCGGTGAAAGTATTTCTTGTCCACATCAGGCTTGATGATGTATCAGGTTTGATTGATCTAAACACAACATCAACGTTACCCTggttcttcctctccctcagtGGGGACTTGGCAGCGGTCTTGGAATTCTTGCGGCCACCTTTCTGCTGGAGGTAGCGGCGGCTGTTCCTGCGGTAAGTGTCCTGGCTGAGCCGCTGACGGGACTTGTCGTGGATGCTCTTGGCATTTCTGATTGTGGATCTGAGACGGAAAATGACACACAGATTTGAAAAGGTAAGTAAAGGTGGTGAGTGTTGATGAGCGCAGAACTCTTGGGGGGGAGAAAAacaattgcatttattttgactgatattgcattTTCAATACAATTCATATTATCAAGGGAATTGAtgattttgctttgttattcTCATTAACAttgaataatataataataaaatactttgaGGCTTTTCAAAAACTGACCTACAGTCCTTGCTATTTGTCCAAAGGATTTTTTTGCACctaaaacatattcatatgtaaaataacagctgaaaaagtgATTTCTaagatggaaaacaaacaatcttTAGAATAGTGGAGATAAAAAGGACATTCTATATTGTGTGTTCTCTGACGTACCTGCGGGGGGGGCGGTTTCTTTCCCTGCAGGTTTGTTTGCGCTGCTTCATATATCTCTCTCTTTCCGGCTTTGTGCAGGAAAATGGAAGGGAAATGACCagtctcctctcctttcctgtaAAAATATCCAGATTTATTTATCAGCTACACAGGATTTGATTTGGAAGATattaatatacaaataattaaatgaaagataaactccttctgtttctccttGGGGAGATTTGATTTTGTAATTATAAAGATGTTATGAATGTATCCACataaatgtctgtttgtgtagGTCATACCTGACGACCCACCAGCCATCCAGCAGTTTGTGAATGACGGCTACGGTTTCCCCGCTCTCCAGAGAGATCTCGTCCTCCGCCTCGGCCTTGTAGGATCTGATGGTGACGTGCAGCTCTCCTGCAGGGACACACAGCACTGTTGAAAAGACactgaaaatacatatttaaaaaagaacacaagGAACACAACTTGCCTTCGTAGTCTGGATCAGCCTCCTCGGCTTCATCCGGTCCATCCAGTGGCTCCAGGTAGGACGCAGGGATCCAGCCTCGACTAGACTCACACTGGCAGAACCACCACCCTGAACACAAGAGCAGCTTAAGATCTGGCCTTATTTATTACAGAGTGTTTCAATTGACCATAACCTGTCAAATCATCTTTCTAAAAGAGAATAATTATATAAGAAATCACTGTTTTCCAGCTCTTCCTTAAACAATTGATTTAATCAGGTtaacagtgatttaaaaaatcttaCCCAACTATCAGTATTGTCATAAACGATAGGATCTTTGGTCTGTTTTGTTCAGGGAAGTTATGTTGCAGATGTTTTAGCGTTCTCACCGTTTGGATTTTTCTCCACAATTTCCACCAGGTCTCCAGTGTGCAGATTAATCTCGTGTTTAGACGTCTTCTCAAAGTCAGCGATCACTCTGTAGGTCTCCAATATGATGGGGCCAGAAATCTCTGAGAGGTGAAATGCATAATTATTGgtttgaatctttttttaaatcactatTTAAACATCCCTGATGCTTATAGGACACTCATTTGGACAATGTCTAAATGAATCTAGTAGCTGCAGCTGTGTAGCGTACAAATGAATTCAACAGCTTGCAGTAGAAATGTCattgatttacaaaaaatatactACAATTATAcaccaatgtgtgtgtttgaattatccagcaaacaaatgaataaaatgccAAGTAAATACCTACAGAATTAATTCAGCCATTATTCTTTTATTCTCATCTCCAAAATGCTACTTATAGTTAAagctattattttaatgcaagcaagttcattatttttgcacattttatacacaaggcagttcaaagtgctAATGTATTAATGGCTGTAAGTATAGTAAATATCACTACATCTTTCATTAACGTTGGGAAAGACAAGGACAAACAGAGAttattttaacatgttacatttggtaaagcagtttaaaatgaCTCTTACCAGAAACGTTGTCTCTGGCCGACTCCCTGGACACCACAACGGTTTCGTTTCTTTTCACTCTGAAgaggacatttacatttcatttagtacttattactgtttgtttgacttttaaatgtttaagtgaCCCATCGGCATGTATAACAGATCctctgtaatgtgtgtgtgttatactgACGTGTTCAGGGCAGGCGGGTTCTCATCCTCGGGTCGGACCTTGAAGAAGTCGGTGAGCTGTTTGCAGCGGGAAATGTGGGGCGGCAGGTTGATGAGCGAGTGGCAGTACTCCGACAGCGTGCTCTGCCTGGTCTCCGGTGACTTCTCACTGATCAGCCAGCGTGGAgctgtggacacacacataaaacatcCGTCACaggtcaaattaaaatatatattatgttatcAGCAGAAACTCATGAATGCAGTATCCGTTTTAGACTTTATGAAATAGTGTCATTGAGCAACAGTATACATTTGATAGAAATTGcaaaagagtggtgcaggactAAGTCTTAAAACCTGAACATTAATTATCATTTCACCACTTTAGGTTACCTCGTGTGGAGGTCAGCAGTTTAAAGAACCGTTAGAAAcctgaaataaacacaagctCAAGATATTTTCCCGTTTTGTACTACAACATCAAATAAGTTAATAACCCATTCGTGAATGGGTTAAATTGGTGGGGGCTAAAAAGTTGCTAAAATGAGACTCAAACATCATCACGCCAAACTGAGTcaacctttagcttagcgacgGGGACATGTTAAAAGCCAAACATTAGCTATTTACTTATGTGATTGAATTTACGCTTAAAACAATCATAAAATGGAGttaatactgtatgtggggATACTCCTgcttatcattttaaatatatctttaaataataatgagaataGTGGTGGAAAATTATAATTTCTTTAGAGCATGAATCATATTGCAATTGAAATATCACTCAAAAATAATCGTGATTGGCCATTTCTCTCATTATACAtagtatatatatttcaaataccaaagaaagtaaaagtacctcaaacttGTAATGgactaaatgtactttccaccactgctttcaCACGGGGAACATTTCCAGACATGTTTGTTGCATCAGGTTTGAGGTCCGGTCTCTGCGTCTCTTCTCTAAACTGCAACAGGCTTTGTTTTGAAACCAAGCTTTCACAACGGGGAATGTGTGCAATTtgagttctgtttttattttaaccaacGCTGAACGGGAACAGAAAACAGATATGCAAAATGTCCAGGTTTCCTTTTTGGACACCTGTctcatttaaaagtgaaagcAAAAAAGCAAATATGATAAAGTTTCATGCATCAGGCTGTTGGATTTTAACCTGGGAGTAGTTAGCATGACCTTCTACTTGTCACTGATAACATGCAGTGGTTGTAATCATGCAGACATATGTGATCAGGCAGTAAGATGGGgtacattttataattgttgtttaatttgttttgttggtttgtttcaTTCTCATTTAATTGTATGGATTTCAAAGCATGTCAAGTATACCCATAAAGTTACTTgacaaaatatttataatttaaaaaggCGAGTATTTACTTCTTCCCCATCCTTTTCATATACTTATTTATGGggtttattaaatgttttaatgtttaaatgtcttatttatatttttcactttaaatttgTATGTTAAAGgtagaggaaaaataaatgaacacatctGGGTTGAATCCGACATGCTGCCTCACCATCAGGACAACATTTTCTAGCTCTAAGCTTGTGAGAATAGATCAATGatcagtgtttttattctgtccaacatacattttttttgacaCTGCCAAAAAATACCACATTTTGACATCAGTGATTTCAGCCTCTATTGTAGTTTTTTATGTTGCTTCAACAGTTCGAAAAAAGGAGAAGTGTATTAGCCcacatgtatttctgtgtttcctgAAAGAAGATTACAGCATGCAGAGCGGTTGTTCCTACTACGACTGTTAAAATACCTAATGAAGCTACTTCACAACTAgaattgtttgtcttttaataaTAGTCTGTGATTATATATGTTATTGATAGTGTCATATTTAGTCCAACCTCTGCAGCTTCCCATAACATCAAATCTAACCTGAATGAAATCCTACAaaagcaaaatgtaaaaaggagaGTTGAAAAGCCAAAAGGAAAGAGCAGAATCTGCACTCTTTGACATCAAATAAAGggaacatttgaattattttaccTGGTAATGACGGAATGATTCTGTCCTTCTTTTCTATTTCACCAGACTCGATGGGGAACATCTCTTTCAGGGACTTCTGCAGCCAAAACATAAGCATTTTCCgattttcatttatgttttgttattaattgaaatataaaagtttatatttttaagtgaAAAAAGAGCTCACGTGGAAGGTGTATATCTCAGGATAGGTTCTGTAGATCAGCTTCTCAGAGAGGTCGCTCCATTTCACCATCAGCATGTACACCTGCACACATAATATCACATGTAAGGGctaaaccaaaaacaaagaaatcaaaaaa
This Eleginops maclovinus isolate JMC-PN-2008 ecotype Puerto Natales chromosome 11, JC_Emac_rtc_rv5, whole genome shotgun sequence DNA region includes the following protein-coding sequences:
- the radx gene encoding RPA-related protein RADX isoform X4, coding for MSTMEDNSSCSSAGTALSQASILQRTFERLSSTQCLKVSTEAPVAVIALQRYLSEQPEGQSNSYSYDVTVTDGLWRAKCFVHPGLNHLVHTNTLRTGTDVSITQCSFVYNERRLGHGYICIEKLRCGGERSALLPRIQDVASLPMMVKHGMERSVVLQSDVPLQVNRKHYLSLWNNEDPEGDIWTSGSLSSDTVLDVSKISLLSSLESCFRNTWKPLPLLVKIIHKSRVRYYGKFGLKIDFPFQAYFEVADQSGTMSLVLWNELCPEFYQRLSVGTVLYIQNYSLKQSYSNRSHPQMDHHRIKTFHSVEICLNARNPTSVITVVSPKSVLPQWGLPEVSYQFITRSELDELSNNSACDVIGLVTFVGRVERVKSKGNKGPEKYWTYRWIHAVDGSSDRPFILEVFSSSQPEVFSSISPMTYLVCTQMRVCRVEGSLPYLTSSFETETFITGYHKGQPYVSDPRVKSFIQWTKTLKDNVVLQKTAVGGHYCYPRPPQKFTQSMADASAQVPLVAVADLKEEMETLQYRERKKVAIQGQIAAVRYMKNPKSTESKRTDEREQGPDVAPDVCEPNTLDHPSAAQQTTATSSTAEKNSVKEIKRRIQTRKVMRSYLNLRSMTAKRRHADTEEGKEQEEEESDSVSEDAPIVTDSQQNQDSDVISWESSSWLKQKQEVSEHLCEGGLHQDSLSQRFTFDEKHVLLQRSNLQPTHWTPEQTADTPAPVVCPGYYQVTILGINKQMAVDAAFLPIVSSDEPRAIALPQDPHGNTMLSCLSSGFLCPLSDTASPGQSKLPKPGIHRKYKRGRCWGLLVSWRTCTSFASWTFAIWVKTKWRS
- the radx gene encoding RPA-related protein RADX isoform X1, with the translated sequence MSTMEDNSSCSSAGTALSQASILQRTFERLSSTQCLKVSTEAPVAVIALQRYLSEQPEGQSNSYSYDVTVTDGLWRAKCFVHPGLNHLVHTNTLRTGTDVSITQCSFVYNERRLGHGYICIEKLRCGGERSALLPRIQDVASLPMMVKHGMERSVVLQSDVPLQVNRKHYLSLWNNEDPEGDIWTSGSLSSDTVLDVSKISLLSSLESCFRNTWKPLPLLVKIIHKSRVRYYGKFGLKIDFPFQAYFEVADQSGTMSLVLWNELCPEFYQRLSVGTVLYIQNYSLKQSYSNRSHPQMDHHRIKTFHSVEICLNARNPTSVITVVSPKSVLPQWGLPEVSYQFITRSELDELSNNSACDVIGLVTFVGRVERVKSKGNKGPEKYWTYRWIHAVDGSSDRPFILEVFSSSQPEVFSSISPMTYLVCTQMRVCRVEGSLPYLTSSFETETFITGYHKGQPYVSDPRVKSFIQWTKTLKDNVVLQKTAVGGHYCYPRPPQKFTQSMADASAQVPLVAVADLKEEMETLQYRERKKVAIQGQIAAVRYMKNPKSTESKRTDEREQGPDVAPDVCEPNTLDHPSAAQQTTATSSTAEKNSVKEIKRRIQTRKVMRSYLNLRSMTAKRRHADTEEGKEQEEEESDSVSEDAPIVTDSQQNQDSDVISWESSSWLKQKQEVSEHLCEGGLHQDSLSQRFTFDEKHVLLQRSNLQPTHWTPEQTADTPAPVVCPGYYQVTILGINKQMAVDAAFLPIVSSDEPRAIALPQDPHGNTMLSCLSSGFLCPLSDTASPGQSKLPKPGEVLGTAGELEDMHLVCILDLCHLGEDKVEVLISKVYRGTDVSLD
- the radx gene encoding RPA-related protein RADX isoform X5, with product MSTMEDNSSCSSAGTALSQASILQRTFERLSSTQCLKVSTEAPVAVIALQRYLSEQPEGQSNSYSYDVTVTDGLWRAKCFVHPGLNHLVHTNTLRTGTDDVASLPMMVKHGMERSVVLQSDVPLQVNRKHYLSLWNNEDPEGDIWTSGSLSSDTVLDVSKISLLSSLESCFRNTWKPLPLLVKIIHKSRVRYYGKFGLKIDFPFQAYFEVADQSGTMSLVLWNELCPEFYQRLSVGTVLYIQNYSLKQSYSNRSHPQMDHHRIKTFHSVEICLNARNPTSVITVVSPKSVLPQWGLPEVSYQFITRSELDELSNNSACDVIGLVTFVGRVERVKSKGNKGPEKYWTYRWIHAVDGSSDRPFILEVFSSSQPEVFSSISPMTYLVCTQMRVCRVEGSLPYLTSSFETETFITGYHKGQPYVSDPRVKSFIQWTKTLKDNVVLQKTAVGGHYCYPRPPQKFTQSMADASAQVPLVAVADLKEEMETLQYRERKKVAIQGQIAAVRYMKNPKSTESKRTDEREQGPDVAPDVCEPNTLDHPSAAQQTTATSSTAEKNSVKEIKRRIQTRKVMRSYLNLRSMTAKRRHADTEEGKEQEEEESDSVSEDAPIVTDSQQNQDSDVISWESSSWLKQKQEVSEHLCEGGLHQDSLSQRFTFDEKHVLLQRSNLQPTHWTPEQTADTPAPVVCPGYYQVTILGINKQMAVDAAFLPIVSSDEPRAIALPQDPHGNTMLSCLSSGFLCPLSDTASPGQSKLPKPGEVLGTAGELEDMHLVCILDLCHLGEDKVEVLISKVYRGTDVSLD
- the radx gene encoding RPA-related protein RADX isoform X3, which translates into the protein MSTMEDNSSCSSAGTALSQASILQRTFERLSSTQCLKVSTEAPVAVIALQRYLSEQPEGQSNSYSYDVTVTDGLWRAKCFVHPGLNHLVHTNTLRTGTDVSITQCSFVYNERRLGHGYICIEKLRCGGERSALLPRIQDVASLPMMVKHGMERSVVLQSDVPLQVNRKHYLSLWNNEDPEGDIWTSGSLSSDTVLDVSKISLLSSLESCFRNTWKPLPLLVKIIHKSRVRYYGKFGLKIDFPFQAYFEVADQSGTMSLVLWNELCPEFYQRLSVGTVLYIQNYSLKQSYSNRSHPQMDHHRIKTFHSVEICLNARNPTSVITVVSPKSVLPQWGLPEVSYQFITRSELDELSNNSACDVIGLVTFVGRVERVKSKGNKEKYWTYRWIHAVDGSSDRPFILEVFSSSQPEVFSSISPMTYLVCTQMRVCRVEGSLPYLTSSFETETFITGYHKGQPYVSDPRVKSFIQWTKTLKDNVVLQKTAVGGHYCYPRPPQKFTQSMADASAQVPLVAVADLKEEMETLQYRERKKVAIQGQIAAVRYMKNPKSTESKRTDEREQGPDVAPDVCEPNTLDHPSAAQQTTATSSTAEKNSVKEIKRRIQTRKVMRSYLNLRSMTAKRRHADTEEGKEQEEEESDSVSEDAPIVTDSQQNQDSDVISWESSSWLKQKQEVSEHLCEGGLHQDSLSQRFTFDEKHVLLQRSNLQPTHWTPEQTADTPAPVVCPGYYQVTILGINKQMAVDAAFLPIVSSDEPRAIALPQDPHGNTMLSCLSSGFLCPLSDTASPGQSKLPKPGEVLGTAGELEDMHLVCILDLCHLGEDKVEVLISKVYRGTDVSLD